The DNA sequence CTATAAATAACGATGTAACGTTCGAAAAAAATGAAAATGGCCACCAAGGTCAAAACCAGTAATGGTATCATTACGAGACCGCTTTTAAATGCAGTTTGGATCAGTTCTTTCATCAATCCATCGTGCCGAACAGCGGTTGTGATGGGTTTTGATGCTTCAGCTAAATTAGTGCCAACCTGTAATAAAATTAAATTTAACATATGCATTTTGTTTAAACCTAACTGAATAAAAACGAAGGTTTCTATTCAATTAGTATGTCCTGCAAAAATACAATTTATTTGAATATAATTTTCCACCCTATCACAGAGCCACTAAAAACTTAACAATCAATTCAATACTTAATATAACTCAAAAAGATGATTATTTCGTTTTAGCGCCAACAGGTCTTGAATTCTTCTTTTTGAAGATACTTTTCATTTTTTGCCAAAGTTCTTTGAAGTTATTAAAATCTTCACGATACGATAAACCGACTCCCTGAGTATAGGGAGAAGTTTCATAAATCAGATTATTATTGGCGTGATTGTATGCCTTCAACTGAAGTTTACCATTATTGGTGAGTTTAACATTAACGTCGGCATCACCAACAAGACCATTGCTATTTGCGCTGGTTCGTTGCGACGAATTGTTGCCAATGTTTCCATTGATCGAGACCCGATCGTTAAACATCTGAGTGCTCAATGCCAATTCAATTTCATCGTTGGTTATTTGGTTTCCGGGGCGGTAATTCACACCAACATCAAAATCGTTGCTGATCTTCGACAACCAGTTGCTTAGCTGGTTAGAGAATAATTCGCTGGCAGTTGAGCCGACGACGTTGTTATTTGCTCCGGCGTATGATCCCCGAAGGTATTCAGGAGTATAAAATTTACCAAGTACCAACAGAGACAAGATCTGTTTATTCATGTCTTCTTCGGAACTAATATACTGATTCACATCATCCCTGGTACGGTCATCCGTGGAAGGCAACTCAATATCAAATTTGATTGCTGGATTACTAAGATTTTGAGTAAGGTTTATTTTACACAATACCGGAATTCGTTGGTTGTAATTGGCATTTATGTCTGTTCCGTTACTGGCAAAAAGATCACTCAATGATGCCTTTAAACGATAAATTGCATTCAAATTTACAGTAGCCACCTCCGGATCGCCATTCCATTCAATAGTTCCTCCCTGCTGAATCTCGAATTTTTTGTTGATCACATTTTGTAGTGTAAATAGATAATCACCCTGCTCAACGGTATAGGTGCCAAAAAGCGAAATATTGTAATCATTATCAATTGAAACCTGCAAATTACCAGTACCCTGTGAACGAATCACATCGCCGATTTTTGAGTTGTAAATCAATTGAGCTTTTGCTTCAGGAGTTACCTCAACATCTAATTTTATCTGCACATCCGAATTACTTACCGGAGCTATATACAAAGGGATCTTTGGCTGATACCCGTGAGTTACAAAATTTAAAAAATCATATTGTTGTGCATCTCCTTCATACTCGAGCGAAATATTCATCTCAGTTCCTTTTTCGGTACGCGCCGCTCCATTAATCAGAACTTGTGCACCTTTACCCGTAATACGTACAATTCCACTACCAAATAATTTTCCATAGAACTGCTCGTTGATTTGAGGAGTTGTATTGATAGCCAGAATCTTATTCGTTTTGATCGTCATGTCATAGATCATCTTCGAAAAAGTCTGATGTTGTATTGATCCGGAAAAAACACCCGAATTTCCATAGTCATCTTGAATCTTAATGTCAGGGAAAATGATTTTATCTCCTGAAAATCTAACCGAATCATTTAGGTTGTAGTTGGCCTGCAAGTCGGAAAGCATCAGTCCGGCATTGGCAGCAAACAAAGCGCCATCGTGCTGAATATGCCCGGAAGGCCCGTGAATCCAAACCTTTCCGGTTGCATCGCCATGGAAATTGGCAAAACTGCTACCCATTAAAGGTTGCAAAATCAACAATGAGAAATGATCGAAATTGGTATATACCGATAGACTATCTTTTCCCGGATTATAAATACCGAATGCGTGCAATAAATTTTGCTCCTTCGATTTCACGAGTAAATCAACATCAATTTCCTGAGCATCCCTATCCCACCGGCTTTGAATATTTGCATCTCCAATTGGCTGACCAAGCAGGCTCAGATTACCTACCTTCAAATCAGAAAGAAATAAAGCCTTTTGGTAAATATCAAACAGCGAAAGAGTTCCATCCAGCTCTCCTTTAAGTTCAAGATCTTCACCCGTTAACCGATCCAACGAACGGAGATCGATTTGATTGAAAATAAGGTTAAGTTTGTCGCTTTGGTTCTTGTTGATCGAACCATCGGCAGTTACAGACTGACCTTTGCTCGAAAGGCGAAGTTTGTTTATTTTAATAAGCGTTGAATCAACAGTGATAAGTGCCGAATTAATTTGCCAAAGACTGTCGGCCAAATACAGTCGCGTAGGTTTAACCGAAATTTCAACATGCGGCCTGTTCTTTTGGGCGAAAAATTTTGTACTCGTATTTATTGAGCCGCTGTACGAAACGTCGTCAAAGTTATTCCATGCCAGTTTCGAATCCATTACATCATCTTCAGCTTCGGAAATGAGCGAAAGATTATGGACCTTAAACTGCTCGCCCAAGTCAAATTCTTCCACTTTATTACGCATATAAAGTTTCGAATCGCCAGTTAGGTTGACGGTAAATTTTCGCAATACAGCCGTTTGATATTTAATTTCCGGAAATGAAGCATTCACCGTTAGGGTGTTTTTCTCTGAATTGATACTTCCTTCTATTTCACCTGTCTCCATCTTCAACTCAGGAAGTAAAACCCGAGTAAAGCGGTTGATATCTTTCAAATTAAACCTAAAATCAAAATTATTCGTAGTCGGTTGATCGGGATATTTTAATCCTGAAGAGGGCAGGTAATTCGTAATAATTTTCAGAACTGAATTGTGCAGATTATGCAATTGGTATTGCCCCCTAATGTCGGCATCCAGAAAATCGGATCGTACTTGCAAAACGGGCTCATTCTCATTAAACGTCTTCAAATCAAAATTATCGAACGACAACAAACCGTTTTCATTTTGATAGACTCCCTCCTTAAAATGAATCGATCCGGCCAGGTTATCGATATTGTTACCTGTGAAGTTGGCATTCATGGCAAACGAAACGGCTGACTGTTTAAACCCGCTGACCAGCTTCAATGCCTTCAGATTTGCTTTTTCGACCAACATATTAAAATTAAAAACCGGAACAGGAACGTTCAGATCAAACTCCCCGTCAAAATGAAATTTCAGATTGGGATCGTCAGCCACCAAACTACCATTGAAGCGTTTATTCAGGATATCGCCAGCTAACTCAATATTTTTGTACTGGTAATCATTCAGCATCAAACTGTCGATCCGACCCGAAACGGAAGCGCTAAAATCATGCGTTTTCTGGTTCAGTAATCCTTTCACATCACCATTAAATGTAATGTGGTCGAGAATATCAGACTGAACCAATTCTCCGAGTTGAAAATTCACTGTTTTCAACTTTCCGTTCATTTTTAACTTTTCTCCTGCTGAAGGGACAAAAGAGATGTCGGTA is a window from the Aquipluma nitroreducens genome containing:
- a CDS encoding translocation/assembly module TamB domain-containing protein, which gives rise to MVEDQKHDSLLFVHELVASIDSFSIKKRYVSIDQLKLDQTYLNVNTDSTGDPNYQFLLDLFGQKDTVKTDSLNTSYDFVVNKFDFNDAKINYAYADSAGAHKIFLDDISFAVSGIKVLAENIGFRINKFELNDQKEFKLEDFSANFLSTPDSLIITQLHAKTPHSEITEANLYVDKSKIGSGLDFKKLKVNLDLKRSVVSLKDVGLLVPSLKGMDENIEVSGQASGNLADLKGKNIELSIRENTRLAFDIRLSGLPDIENTYMHIDLKQSFADLNELSQVKLPDDFPLTQLKLPSQLIRAGVIEYNGNFTGFLSDFVAYGTFKSKWGVLTTDISFVPSAGEKLKMNGKLKTVNFQLGELVQSDILDHITFNGDVKGLLNQKTHDFSASVSGRIDSLMLNDYQYKNIELAGDILNKRFNGSLVADDPNLKFHFDGEFDLNVPVPVFNFNMLVEKANLKALKLVSGFKQSAVSFAMNANFTGNNIDNLAGSIHFKEGVYQNENGLLSFDNFDLKTFNENEPVLQVRSDFLDADIRGQYQLHNLHNSVLKIITNYLPSSGLKYPDQPTTNNFDFRFNLKDINRFTRVLLPELKMETGEIEGSINSEKNTLTVNASFPEIKYQTAVLRKFTVNLTGDSKLYMRNKVEEFDLGEQFKVHNLSLISEAEDDVMDSKLAWNNFDDVSYSGSINTSTKFFAQKNRPHVEISVKPTRLYLADSLWQINSALITVDSTLIKINKLRLSSKGQSVTADGSINKNQSDKLNLIFNQIDLRSLDRLTGEDLELKGELDGTLSLFDIYQKALFLSDLKVGNLSLLGQPIGDANIQSRWDRDAQEIDVDLLVKSKEQNLLHAFGIYNPGKDSLSVYTNFDHFSLLILQPLMGSSFANFHGDATGKVWIHGPSGHIQHDGALFAANAGLMLSDLQANYNLNDSVRFSGDKIIFPDIKIQDDYGNSGVFSGSIQHQTFSKMIYDMTIKTNKILAINTTPQINEQFYGKLFGSGIVRITGKGAQVLINGAARTEKGTEMNISLEYEGDAQQYDFLNFVTHGYQPKIPLYIAPVSNSDVQIKLDVEVTPEAKAQLIYNSKIGDVIRSQGTGNLQVSIDNDYNISLFGTYTVEQGDYLFTLQNVINKKFEIQQGGTIEWNGDPEVATVNLNAIYRLKASLSDLFASNGTDINANYNQRIPVLCKINLTQNLSNPAIKFDIELPSTDDRTRDDVNQYISSEEDMNKQILSLLVLGKFYTPEYLRGSYAGANNNVVGSTASELFSNQLSNWLSKISNDFDVGVNYRPGNQITNDEIELALSTQMFNDRVSINGNIGNNSSQRTSANSNGLVGDADVNVKLTNNGKLQLKAYNHANNNLIYETSPYTQGVGLSYREDFNNFKELWQKMKSIFKKKNSRPVGAKTK